The genomic window GGTCATACATGAACCTTATTTAGGTGGTTTAACTTCCTCACTGGAACTGTAAATAGCAACTTCCCACATTCCCACTGCCAGAGCAAGAGCTCGTCTTTGCTTCCTCCTCCTACTCATTTTCTTGCCATCAGAAATTATATCAGCAAAACATGCTGAAAACCTCCACCAAACCTTAGTGATTCTTTATAATGTGAGATGCCATGCTGGCTCAAACGGTTGCTTCCTGCGGCAGCCACCATTTTATTCCTTGTGCTCTTTGACTCTCATTCCAAAGCAGTGGTTGTGTGTTCGTCATTTCCTTATAAGGCGAACATCCAAGCATTTCAGTGTCTGTCTGCCAGTAGCCAAGTGGTTTATTCCAGCTGAATAGTTATGATAGGCAGGCTCCAGAATACAGAGTTATGAAAATTCCCcagcagaacatagaacagagaacagtactgctcaggaacaggcccttcggcccacaatgttgtgccagctaAAAAGTGAAttaacaaaaaaaacaaaaactcatccctcctacctacacaaggtccgtatccctccattttcctcatattcatctgcctatctaaacatctgtCAAAAgtatttgcctttaccaccataccaggcaccactctctgagtaaaatacttcaccctcacatccccctttgaACTTACTTTGCACCAGACTGTGGCAGTTAACAGTTTCTCTGCAGTTTACTATGTGACCAATTTTGATCCCAGCCAAATGCCCCAGGGTCTCTTCCTTCATCAAAGCCAAGACACGTTGGTCTTATTTGCATGCAGCCATCATGTGCAGTGCAGTGGTGGCATCTCATGCAGAAGCACACACATCACTGCTCACCCTCCTAAGAAACAAATTGTCTTTAAAATTAATGGGAATGTGGGAATGCTAATAGCTTAATTTTACTCTTGAAGAGCAAAGGAATAAAATATGCCTCATTGCATTTCCTAGCATTGCATGTTTTATCAACACAATGTACTTTATAACTCTGATCTTTGGTTATCAAGACATTTAACAATATTGAAAAATTCATGTCATTTTGTGTGCAAAGTACCTAAGTTCCTCTCACAAACTTTTAACTTTACAAAATTTCACTTTACAGTATGTTTTCCGGGTTAGCATTACTTTTATAAACCAAGGAACAGTTGTATTCGCGCACTTGCTGTATCAGAACTCCAGCATGGACATAATCAATGCATCTGATTTTCTGCACTAAAATTGACTGAAAAGTGGACTTAAGGGCACAAGACCCTCCTCAGTAATTTTCCACAATTGCTGCAGGCATCAGGAAAAAGCCAAGGCAAGCCTGTGTTTCATGTGGCCCATCCATTATGTGGACCAGATGTGAAAcctttgttcctacctgcccatcttctccctttCCATATGGCTGTTTGAAGAAACTTGGTCTTCATTGTTGATCCTCAGGAAATGATTGGGTTATGAAAGTCATTTGAAAGCAAAAGCACATTTTCCCTTTATTTTCCAAGGTAAGTCTTTATCCAGTTTCCTGACATAACAATGGATATACCCACCGTTGTATATCCACTCAATGGATATATCTTTCCTCATTCTGTATCCCTGCCATACCAAGACAGTGGAGATAAGTACAGCAATTGTTGATGTCATTGTAATTAGAGGATTCAACAGGGTGCTATGCAAAAGTGTATCAAAATGATGTTTGTTAATCATTCTGGGCCTGGTTGGAAAAAGGAGGCCTGTAACATGGTACCTCTTTTCCCTCTTGGATTTGGTTCCTGGTTTGTAGATCCATCCCACAGTAGACTTGGAGAAAGGgccggggaggggagggggtacaTGGAGACCACAATCAGTGTGGATGCTTCCTTCTTGCTGACAGACAGCACAGATgcccctcagggatgtgtgctcaaCCCACAGTTCTGCTCTCTCTACATATCACTGGGTGACTTGGCACACCATGCTGATGTCATCACTGTCGTTGACAGAATCTCAGGTGTTGACAGGTGTAAGACAGATTGGTTGgttaagtggtgtcacaacaacattgTAAGCAAGACATTGTTATCATGTAATGCATTGCACTATtgttgcaaaattaacaaatttcatgacatacagcagtgatattaaacctatatTCTGACTGGACTGATGGAGGTTGAGACCATGGAAGTGAGGGCTGCTGGAGCTTGTTAGGTGTGTGGCTGTGCTAATTTGACTGTTGCAAGCTTGTGCATGGCCCTCTCAAAATTCTTGGTGACTTTCTAAATTCCTTCCTAGTGGTTTGAATGGCATTGGAGTTGGAACTCCCATTACAACTCAAACTATTACAAGGTAACTCACCACCAGCAGATCTCAACTCTAAGCTGATATTCCACAGTACATAAAGTTTCCCCATCTAAGATGTGTCTGTTGGTGTCACTTCATTGCTCCTATATTGCCCAGTCAAAAATGGTTGGTGAAATGGAACTGAAAGAAAGGCACAGATATAGGATTATGGGCAGAAAACAGAGAAGCAAGTAAACTGTGCATGCAGCTGAGAAAAAAATTGTACTGAAGAATGTAGGGGCTCAGAAAATACAGATTAGCAAACAGCCATGCAGTTTCTTAAATGGTCTTGAATCTCTTGTGTCCACTCCAATAATGGCCACCAAAGACTTCTCAGGCGGTTAGACTCACAATTTTCCCACAGCTTTTGTGGTGCTGTTGGCATCAATCATGTGGAGAGGCATGGTAGCATTgtagttagcatgatgctattacggCTCGGGGAGTTTCAGGGTTCAGTGTTCAATTCTAGCACCATGTCTCTGTCTGTCCTCCCCATGCAACTCAGGGGTTTTCTCTGTCTCCTCcggtttctcccacagtccaaggatgtctgggagggttaattggtgattgtaaattgtcccattattaAATTCAGGTTAACCAGGATTGTGGGGTAGTTGGGACAGCGTGGCTggatgggccagaagggcctactccacaccgtgtcaccaaaaacaaacaaataaataaagtacGTTTATCACATTTGTAAAATGATTGTGCTATTTACTATCAAATGTAACTAACTGGAAGGTGAGCGTATTGTCCTGAGGCTCAGAGTACTATCAAAGCAGGTGGAAGTAATCTTACTGAACTTGTACAAGTTCAGGAAACTTCTTACTGACACTATACCCACATCCTAAAGGCCTGATTCTTTGCATTTACCTGACTTGCTTTCTGCTCCCATTGTTGCTTGGCTATGTATATTGGCTTTCTACTTGGCTTTCCTTCCCTGTGTGAAGTCCAATAAGATCTCCAGAGGCAAATCAAGAGTCACAGAATCTATTAAATTTCAGAGTTCGGAGGAATGAGATCAACCACTTTCTCCAGCCAATAGCACCTTCTCTTTAAGAGGTGCAGACATTGTTTTTTATCCCAACTAGTTACATGTAATTTTGTGCTGGTGAGATGGAAAATTGGATCCCACATATGTATGCTAACTCAAACAATGAAGCTAGTGATGTTTGTTCAGTGAGTGTTGTCTGAGCCTCATAGCAGGTTAAACAGGCATGGATTTCCAACAAACTCCAACATCCAAAGATATATTATTTTCCTTTATCCTGCGAAATTTTTGAAGATTTATCTTCTACAAGGGAGATAAAATCTTTCCCATTATTTATTTTGGATAGGATAGTAGCAATCCTTGCAGCAACACTAAACATAGCTGAAAAATAATGTAATACGTTTGTCTTTTTTACTtcaattttttttgtaccagttgaAAATCAATTTGTTGACCGTAAATGTTCAACTGGCCCATAAATATAGACTAGCCGTGCACTGCTTGGTATGAGATAATGACAATGACAGAACAGGATCTACAACTTTTACCTCAGCACAGCCAAATAATCATATCCTATCATCAGGGAAACTGCCCAGTGTCTGCATCAAATTTCATAACGCCTCAAAAGAAACTTACTGGATGTTGGAATGAGAATTTCCAATCTCAGCTCTTGCAAATCAATCTTGGAGATGGTTAAACAGGTCACCTCATAAGCAACAAAAATGCAATCTGTTTTCTTGCTTTATGGAATTTTTATTCCATACATATACATGCATAGTAACAACATTGTTGAGAAATAATTTCTATCAGAAGTAGAACAATATTCATTTTATCACCAGTTGCAGCATTGGTACTCTTATTCAGATTTCATTGTCCCAAAATGACttttgtaatagcaactgcaaCTATTAATTATAGTTCCAATAAAATACAGCAGAAGGGTTTCAACCACTGTTCAATACTGCTTCCAGTAACGTTGTTCATATTAAATTTTGCATTTTACAGCAAATGTTTCAAAAGTGAGACAAAAGCGTCAGCAAAGGAAAATACAGTACAGATACAAGAATGTTAGCAACTTCAATAAAACATACATACCTCAGTTTAAGAAAGTGGATAGGAACAAACTGCTACATATTTTTCATCTTAAGCAAAGCCTACTGATTACTGTATATGCTGTTATATAAGCTGCAATTTAggactgaaaatgttatattAAATATCAAATGAAATCTGAATACTTCTTTAGTAGTTCTTTAAGTCCTTCATATGTTCTGGTGTTTGCAGTCTCAAAATAAAACAACTTATATTCTGGCACATACAGGAAAATTGCAACAAATACAGGGATATTCGAATACACAAGTGCTTTACCTCACCAGTTTACCTACAAATGCTGTCTCTATGTATGTGACTCATACTCTCTCTACAGTGCACAAGAATAACTATACAATGTTCAAAACAAATTCAGTATAAACTTCAAATAAAATTGAAATTTAACTACAGCTATGAATACTGCTTGGAAAATAAATTAATTCTGGTGAAAAATAGTACTGGCATTTCACATTAATATCAAGACTTATGAACTGCATTATGAAGTGACAGACTAGCCTCAAGCTATTGAACTAAACAGCCATCCCTTGATTGTCCTGGTGTAAATTGTTCCGATGTAAATCAAGcagcatttttaaaattcttttcacATTTTTATACAAAGTGTGCATGACCAACACTATACTACAAACAGGTGCAGTGCATGGCAGCAGCTTTCATTTGACATGTTCTGCAGCATGTGACGAGCAGTAGAACTTCTTGTGGGTTATAAAGTTAGACAAGTTACTAAACTGAATGTCACACAGGCGGCAGTATTTCCCGCTGTTTGTTGACTGCACAGAACCACCTACGTTTTTTGAAGTGTGAACAGATTGCTCTTCTAACAAAGCTTTAGCTGTGGGTGGTGGGTTTTCATGTGGAATTACGGGAGACTCAGATACCCAAGAAGGAGATTTGTGGCCATCTGCTTGCTGGGAACTCAGAGATAAAGTATCCTGGTGTGGGTTGCTTGAGAATGATCTTTCATCTGGTTTTATCCCCCCATTGACTGCCGTCATTCCCCTGCTCTTAGGTATCAAGGAAGCAGGTTCTTTCTTCTGTGATGAGCACCCATTGGAAACAGGCTGGTCTTCAAGAAGATCACTTCTGTCTCGTGTGGCTTGCACCAGCTCATCTATTTCACTTCGTATGAAAACAGCTCCTGAGATGTAGTCAATTGGCTTAATCCCGTAATATGGAGATAATTGCTCACTCCCTGTCATCTTTTTGATTGCTCCAGGGTAAAGGCAATGTGGATAGACCACATTCTTGTTTTCTTCTTTAGCGGAAGCGAGCTGAGCTGCCTCACTGAAGGTTTTCAGACCATAGAGGGTTCCCAACTGCGGAGGTAATATATTTCCATTTGGGGAGACCAGTTTTGAATTTTCGTTTTTCTCACACTTCACTGTATTTCTTTCATTGCTGACCTCAGGGCTGACCGTTTCCATTTTCATTAAAGCACTATCCTTCTGCAACTCATGAAACTTCAACTGCtctaaatggcctgcttctgcacgAGAGACACTCATACCTGGGCAAAAATTTTGCTTGTGTGCAAGGTAACTCTCTACTTTGTTAAAACTAATCTTGCACACTGTACATTCATGGTAGTCCAAAAGTCTCTTAGGAGAACAGCTTGCCTTCTCGGTTTGAGGTGAACACTTTTTGCTTAAATCCATAGGGAGATCTAGGTCCATACTGGCAACAACTGACTGCGTTGCACCACACTTAGCAGAGGGTAAGAGAGAAGTAAGGGTTCTAGTTCCCGTGATGGAGGGCTCCATTTGCTTTCCAAGAAACATTTCACACCGCCGGTGGGAGTTCTCAGCTAGATTTTCCAGTGATTCCTGAGAAGACGTTCCAGGGCTACCCATGGCCGACACGCTGAAAAAAGCTTGCTGGACCATCTGTGACCTTTGCTCCTGTTCTGGGTGCGACATCTCATACATCTTCCGCCGCTTGCGACTGCGTATGGTCCTTTGCATCGCTGGTACTTTGTTTGCCGCCATTCGCTTCATCGGCGGATCATGTCGCGAGGCGCAGTAGTACTGTTTGTGCACGGCATACGTTTCATGCCTGCTAAAAGTTATATTACAGGCTTCACATGTAGTCTTATTTGGATCATTAGCTGCATCCAATACAGGAGTGCTGGGATTCTTCACATCCTTCAGCTTTCCATCATATTGTTCATCATTGCTGCTGGCTGATGGTTCCTTCTTCAACTGCATGCAATGATCTTTCTCTGAGCTTTTCCCATCAGGCCCTGCTACATCCAGGACTACAGAGGAGTTGATACTGGATGACTGAAGAAGTGGATTTTCTGGATTGGGTGCGTTACAAACAGCATTGTGAATGCTAATGGGGCTGGGTCCACTGCTGGGACTTATTGCCTCTGGTATCTTCTCATTAGTGCTGGCAAAGTCCGGCGACTTGACTACATGCTGCCATCGTGTACTACAGTAATGTTTCTTGTGGATCAAATAATTATCCAAGTTATTGAATGTAATATTGCATTCAAAGCAAATGGCCCCCTTTGGTACAAGTGGACTGTAAATAACAGGTGGATAGTTGCTTCCGCCTTGTCTTAATCTGCGGTGCACCAGTTCAGACATTTTAGCTAAGATCTCTGAAGCTTGAGGAACCATGGATATATCCTGGGAGAGAGCAAACTGAGACAGAAAGGGGCCCATTGGGACAGTGGATCCTATGTTAGGTTGAATTGGAGAGGAAGCGAGTCGCGGGCTGGATGGCTCTGATTTGATTCTGGCAAAAGGAAAATTCTGTCTGTTTCCTGCTGGCTGGGCTTCAATCTTCTGATGTGTTACACCCATCTGTGCATTTTTCTCTATCTTTTCACCCTCAGTGTCAGAGCATATTTCCTTACTCTGGCTGACCCCTGGGCTCAACGGAACTTCCTGCCTGCTTGCTACATCTGCTGCTATCGACTGGAAGGTGTCCTCATTGTCAAGAGGCAAGTGttcattttcactttccctttgcAGCTTCCTGCTTTGACTGTGATGAAGCTCCTGGTGTTGCAGAAGCTTCCTGTGGCTTTGGAAACCAAAGTGGCAATGATTGCACTTGAAGGCAGCTGGTGTGAGGTGAGTGAGTACGTGATGTTGGAAGCTCAGCACATTGTCTGTCATGTACTCACAGATGGTACACTTCAGGCTGGCACCAGCAGAAAGACAATCTTCAAACCTCAGACCTGTACAGAGAGAAAACAGTTTCACTGTTGTGTTTCCATTAGTTTGATAACAGTTTGGCAACAGAAATCTGTTGTCTATTTTAATCCATTCTTATTAACCTCCATTGAGTATGAGTTTTACCATACTTGAAAAAATAACTTACACTGTAAATCATTTAGTAGATAAAGCGCATGAAAGCATGGTCTTTTACAGAACTATGAACAGGAGGGTTACTAAAGAGAATAAATATTGCTGGAAGAATGCAGATTTAAAGAGGCTAAAAATAACCTTAGCAATTTTATTAGTTAAACTTTTTAGATGATTTTTCTCTGTCCACTATTATAACACAATTGAATAAAATTCTCAAAATAAATGAGTTAATATCACTACTTAAACAGCAAATAACACAATGTCAAACACATTGAAAAATAATGCATTGAAATTCATACTATAATACTGCTTTTGTAAATTTTATTTGCTACTGTACATCTCTGACAATCTCTAAAGTATTTTAGATATATTTAAACATTAAACCATAAATAATGTAAGAGATTTGACACCCTCTGCTCTATACAATCATATCAGAATGGGTTTGTGTGACATACCAGAGGAAATGACCATTAAAATTCCCCTGAGCACAGTGTAGATCCTTCTGCAGGGCCAAAAAAAATAAACTGCTTATGAAAATCTGCACTGACATGCACTTTGTGGGGCAATCATGCTGACTGGTGCACATCTCTTGTCCTTAAAG from Hypanus sabinus isolate sHypSab1 chromosome 1, sHypSab1.hap1, whole genome shotgun sequence includes these protein-coding regions:
- the zfpm2a gene encoding zinc finger protein ZFPM2a, with product MICAHSITENPLTILTGPLEDTIEDDEEECLSEENDAINGGDYTQEENFSAEYESEHLSCEETEYYCDKGDEDGSQETAESDGEKPSQSKLELEDWNGPDELEIFQKNGMRKIRSRQQIPGGTTWGPFDGSIGVTDSNSPKTKTAVPIVVHAGPKWLMDVTWRGTDDNTNNCVVYSKGGQLWCTMTKMLLEGEELVAFAVEFDSRLQAVSQMAITEGMYPARLLDTIQLLPQQAAMASILPTAIVNKDIFPCKSCGIWYRSERNLQAHLMYYCSGRQREASSLPEEKEAGPLQQPCVCSYPQCNKSFPNARALEIHMNSHSGLRFEDCLSAGASLKCTICEYMTDNVLSFQHHVLTHLTPAAFKCNHCHFGFQSHRKLLQHQELHHSQSRKLQRESENEHLPLDNEDTFQSIAADVASRQEVPLSPGVSQSKEICSDTEGEKIEKNAQMGVTHQKIEAQPAGNRQNFPFARIKSEPSSPRLASSPIQPNIGSTVPMGPFLSQFALSQDISMVPQASEILAKMSELVHRRLRQGGSNYPPVIYSPLVPKGAICFECNITFNNLDNYLIHKKHYCSTRWQHVVKSPDFASTNEKIPEAISPSSGPSPISIHNAVCNAPNPENPLLQSSSINSSVVLDVAGPDGKSSEKDHCMQLKKEPSASSNDEQYDGKLKDVKNPSTPVLDAANDPNKTTCEACNITFSRHETYAVHKQYYCASRHDPPMKRMAANKVPAMQRTIRSRKRRKMYEMSHPEQEQRSQMVQQAFFSVSAMGSPGTSSQESLENLAENSHRRCEMFLGKQMEPSITGTRTLTSLLPSAKCGATQSVVASMDLDLPMDLSKKCSPQTEKASCSPKRLLDYHECTVCKISFNKVESYLAHKQNFCPGMSVSRAEAGHLEQLKFHELQKDSALMKMETVSPEVSNERNTVKCEKNENSKLVSPNGNILPPQLGTLYGLKTFSEAAQLASAKEENKNVVYPHCLYPGAIKKMTGSEQLSPYYGIKPIDYISGAVFIRSEIDELVQATRDRSDLLEDQPVSNGCSSQKKEPASLIPKSRGMTAVNGGIKPDERSFSSNPHQDTLSLSSQQADGHKSPSWVSESPVIPHENPPPTAKALLEEQSVHTSKNVGGSVQSTNSGKYCRLCDIQFSNLSNFITHKKFYCSSHAAEHVK